A single region of the Lysinibacillus sp. B2A1 genome encodes:
- the nikA gene encoding nickel ABC transporter, nickel/metallophore periplasmic binding protein, protein MLMLTFSILAGCTSADQEKGKTATKQTDEKMITIGWPLDVGPLNPHTYLPNQMTAQAMVYESLVEYNDDGTITPKLAESWDISEDKTTYTFHLRKDVTYSDGTAFNADNVIRNFDAVLANRDMHSWMGMVNHMKEVVKVDDYTIRLQLDEPYYPVLNELAFVRPFRFLGDDGFPAGDATQDSIKAPIGTGPWVLTEYKKDEYALFNRNENYWGEKPRVEQIKVKIIPDSESISLAFENEELDLIYGRGIISLDNYTYLKDSAKYKTATSEPLSTKALLFNTQSGPLAELKVRRAIQYAINKEQMVDSITHGTEKVANTLFWDAIPYANIDLTPILYNPEKAQQLLDEAGWTLQKGEQIRSKNGQPLSLDLIYIATDAIQKPMAELMQGELAKIGIQLNLEGADVMVGLQKLMDDQVDINFWRTNGPPTDPHSFANESATPNASGVYEAKLGLPNAKEIDTKIHQLLVGTDEGERVQLYTDILTMFHDQALFYPISYETNNVIYQPYLKDFAPRASEYDIPYAQVGKE, encoded by the coding sequence GTGCTGATGTTGACTTTCAGCATACTTGCAGGTTGTACAAGCGCTGATCAAGAAAAGGGAAAGACAGCAACAAAGCAAACTGATGAAAAAATGATAACGATTGGATGGCCTTTAGATGTCGGTCCATTAAACCCTCATACATATTTACCTAATCAAATGACTGCCCAAGCAATGGTCTATGAATCTTTGGTGGAATACAACGATGACGGAACTATAACCCCGAAACTAGCAGAAAGTTGGGATATTTCAGAGGATAAAACTACGTATACTTTTCATTTAAGAAAAGATGTTACATATTCAGATGGAACAGCTTTTAATGCTGATAATGTAATTCGTAATTTCGATGCCGTATTAGCGAATCGGGACATGCATTCTTGGATGGGTATGGTCAACCATATGAAAGAGGTTGTGAAAGTGGATGATTATACCATTCGTTTGCAATTGGATGAACCTTATTATCCTGTCTTAAATGAGCTTGCCTTTGTAAGGCCATTCCGTTTTTTAGGGGATGATGGATTCCCAGCTGGAGATGCAACGCAAGATTCTATCAAGGCGCCTATTGGAACAGGTCCATGGGTATTAACTGAATACAAAAAAGATGAATATGCACTATTTAATCGTAATGAAAACTATTGGGGTGAAAAACCTCGCGTAGAACAAATTAAGGTGAAGATTATTCCTGATTCCGAATCGATTTCGTTGGCATTTGAAAACGAAGAATTAGATTTAATTTATGGCCGTGGCATTATTAGTTTAGATAACTATACGTATTTAAAAGATAGTGCTAAATACAAAACTGCTACCTCTGAACCATTGTCTACGAAAGCACTGCTATTCAATACGCAGTCAGGTCCATTAGCTGAATTAAAAGTACGTCGAGCCATTCAATATGCTATCAATAAGGAGCAAATGGTTGACAGTATTACACATGGAACAGAAAAAGTAGCTAACACACTATTCTGGGATGCAATTCCATATGCCAATATTGATTTAACGCCAATCTTGTATAATCCAGAAAAAGCGCAACAGCTACTAGATGAAGCAGGTTGGACGTTACAGAAGGGCGAACAAATTCGTTCGAAAAACGGACAACCCTTATCATTAGATTTAATCTATATCGCAACAGATGCGATCCAAAAGCCAATGGCTGAGTTAATGCAAGGTGAACTAGCAAAAATAGGGATACAGTTGAATTTAGAAGGGGCAGATGTAATGGTGGGCCTTCAAAAATTAATGGATGATCAGGTGGATATTAATTTCTGGCGAACAAATGGACCCCCAACTGATCCTCACAGCTTTGCAAATGAATCAGCCACACCAAATGCTAGTGGTGTGTATGAGGCGAAATTAGGCTTACCAAACGCTAAAGAAATCGATACGAAAATTCATCAATTATTAGTGGGTACAGATGAAGGGGAACGAGTGCAGCTTTATACGGACATCTTAACCATGTTCCATGATCAGGCACTATTCTACCCTATATCTTACGAAACAAACAATGTGATTTATCAACCTTATTTGAAGGATTTTGCGCCACGTGCATCTGAATATGATATTCCCTATGCACAAGTGGGAAAAGAGTAG
- a CDS encoding ISL3 family transposase, whose amino-acid sequence MHSYSIKDLWDLPELKIIATTKINHQIFIDVMPIKSKQACPICAFENTTRRGIGYVRKVRHLEAFGCPVYLNLPAIRMSCTACFAHFVWAYECVAPKKRYTKAFEATLPKQAIGSTITHTSRVANTPATTVARIVRSWKMEEATRVQKICQKKALACHNLVLGIDDFAIRKGHTYNTGLHDLRGGTFLDVIPGRRIEELHAYFNTQSTLCALKPVAIVMDLAKAYHTFAKKMYPEAIRIADRYHVNRYVTEALQAVRKSVQKQLAPYAKKDLKQHFRILGKRRDQLKNDEKNSLHRLLQYAEILHQVYSWKEAFIEWYDCSSTYELAKKGFERWLTQGTTIKHPAVESCLLTMRNWQEEICNYHQLRFTNAAVEGKNNLIKALQRRHFFTRNPQHYKEAILLECNAEWIQYGS is encoded by the coding sequence ATGCACTCTTATTCTATCAAGGATTTATGGGATTTACCAGAACTAAAAATTATCGCAACCACTAAAATAAATCACCAAATTTTCATTGATGTCATGCCAATTAAATCTAAACAGGCCTGTCCCATTTGTGCATTTGAAAATACGACTCGTCGCGGAATCGGCTATGTTCGAAAAGTGCGTCATCTCGAAGCGTTTGGTTGCCCTGTTTATTTGAATTTACCTGCCATTCGTATGTCATGTACAGCTTGTTTTGCACATTTTGTATGGGCATATGAGTGTGTGGCACCGAAAAAACGATACACAAAGGCATTTGAAGCCACGCTGCCGAAGCAGGCAATCGGCTCTACCATCACGCATACATCACGTGTGGCAAACACACCCGCTACAACCGTTGCGCGTATCGTCCGTTCATGGAAAATGGAGGAAGCCACACGTGTCCAAAAAATTTGTCAGAAAAAAGCATTGGCGTGTCACAATCTCGTGCTAGGCATTGATGATTTTGCCATTCGTAAAGGGCATACGTATAACACGGGTCTCCACGATTTACGTGGTGGCACATTTTTAGATGTTATTCCTGGACGAAGAATCGAGGAATTACACGCCTATTTCAATACACAATCTACTCTTTGTGCGCTAAAGCCTGTCGCGATTGTCATGGATTTGGCAAAGGCCTATCATACGTTTGCGAAAAAGATGTATCCGGAAGCGATTCGTATTGCGGATCGTTATCATGTCAATCGTTACGTAACTGAAGCGCTTCAAGCCGTACGAAAATCCGTTCAAAAGCAGCTAGCACCGTATGCTAAAAAGGACCTTAAGCAACACTTCCGAATTCTTGGTAAACGACGTGATCAATTGAAGAATGATGAAAAAAATAGCCTACACCGACTGCTTCAATACGCTGAAATCCTCCATCAAGTCTACAGTTGGAAAGAAGCCTTTATCGAATGGTACGACTGTAGCTCCACGTATGAACTGGCGAAAAAAGGCTTCGAACGTTGGTTGACGCAAGGTACTACCATCAAGCATCCAGCCGTGGAATCCTGTCTGTTAACGATGCGCAATTGGCAAGAAGAAATCTGTAATTATCATCAATTACGCTTTACTAATGCGGCAGTAGAAGGGAAAAATAATCTCATTAAAGCGCTGCAAAGACGCCATTTTTTCACGCGCAATCCGCAGCACTATAAAGAGGCAATTTTACTAGAATGCAATGCCGAATGGATTCAGTATGGCTCTTAG
- a CDS encoding nickel import ATP-binding protein NikD — MEKVLEVKDLSVKIGEKNVLTSINLAAYKGRVLGIIGESGSGKTMLCHAIMQTLPSLAQVTQGEILYQQENLLNVSNTKLRAYRGRHLSMILQNPSTALDRIQTIESHFRETLKAHFKLTKKEMRHIALDAMNKVHLPHPEQLLHYYPFQLSGGMLQRVMIALSLAIQASIYIADEPTTALDTINQKQVLTLFDCIRLETEAALILVTHDLGVIAELADDVVVMYQGEIIEQTNVFDFFDAPQHPYTKKLLQARIL; from the coding sequence ATGGAGAAAGTTTTAGAAGTGAAAGACTTAAGCGTCAAGATTGGGGAGAAAAATGTATTAACCTCTATCAATCTGGCTGCCTATAAAGGACGTGTTTTAGGAATAATAGGGGAAAGTGGTAGTGGAAAGACCATGCTTTGCCATGCCATCATGCAAACATTACCCTCTTTAGCACAGGTGACTCAAGGGGAGATTCTCTATCAACAAGAAAATTTATTGAACGTTTCAAATACCAAATTAAGAGCTTATCGTGGTCGGCATCTTTCGATGATTTTGCAAAATCCTTCTACTGCATTAGACCGTATTCAAACAATTGAAAGTCATTTTCGAGAAACATTAAAAGCCCACTTTAAGCTGACAAAAAAAGAAATGAGACATATTGCCCTTGATGCTATGAATAAAGTTCATTTACCTCATCCAGAGCAGCTATTGCACTATTATCCGTTTCAATTAAGTGGAGGAATGCTACAGCGAGTGATGATTGCCTTGTCATTAGCCATACAAGCCTCTATATATATTGCAGATGAGCCTACAACAGCTCTTGATACGATTAATCAAAAACAGGTATTAACACTATTTGATTGTATTCGCTTAGAAACAGAGGCTGCTTTAATCCTCGTTACACATGATTTAGGTGTCATTGCTGAGCTAGCAGACGATGTGGTTGTGATGTATCAAGGGGAAATTATAGAGCAAACGAATGTCTTTGATTTCTTTGATGCGCCTCAGCACCCTTATACAAAAAAACTTTTGCAAGCAAGAATTCTATG
- a CDS encoding nickel ABC transporter permease subunit NikB (with NikACDE is involved in nickel transport into the cell) yields the protein MFIRFVPVEPAEVMLRLARVAPTEEAIQTLREELGTDKPFIIQYLLWGKGVLQLDFGTSFVSKLPVAQELFAKLPSTIELAFAAFVLILGFSIPLGIISALFKHSIIDKIIRFFSILSVSIPTFWLGFLLLYLFSLKLGFFPTNGKDTLTHLVLPAFALALPTIGLFVQFIRSTILEELRQQYVQYAQLRGLKSTVILFRHVLRNAAIPLTSLLGMTLGSLLGGAVIVEQVFSWPGLGRYLIESIVNRDYPVVQCYVLIIAVIYVLANICTDVLHRLLDPHLMMMNGRD from the coding sequence ATTTTCATTCGTTTCGTACCAGTTGAGCCTGCTGAGGTCATGCTGCGATTGGCACGAGTTGCCCCAACCGAGGAAGCCATTCAGACACTGCGTGAAGAACTGGGGACGGACAAGCCTTTTATAATTCAATATTTGCTATGGGGAAAGGGCGTTTTACAGCTAGATTTTGGCACATCTTTTGTTAGTAAATTACCAGTGGCACAAGAACTATTTGCGAAATTACCTTCAACCATTGAATTAGCTTTTGCTGCATTTGTCCTCATTCTAGGATTCAGTATTCCTTTAGGAATCATAAGTGCATTGTTTAAGCATTCCATCATTGATAAAATCATTCGATTCTTTTCTATCTTGAGTGTATCGATTCCTACATTTTGGTTAGGTTTCTTACTACTCTATTTATTCAGCTTGAAATTAGGTTTCTTTCCGACAAATGGCAAGGACACACTTACTCATTTAGTTCTACCAGCATTTGCCCTTGCATTACCAACCATCGGGCTCTTTGTTCAGTTTATTCGTTCAACGATTCTCGAAGAATTACGACAGCAATATGTTCAATATGCACAGCTAAGAGGGCTAAAAAGCACTGTGATTCTTTTCCGTCATGTGTTGCGAAATGCTGCTATACCATTGACTTCTTTGTTAGGAATGACACTTGGTAGTTTACTAGGCGGTGCTGTAATTGTGGAACAGGTTTTTAGCTGGCCAGGACTTGGTAGGTATTTAATCGAATCCATCGTGAACAGGGATTACCCAGTTGTACAATGCTATGTTTTAATCATTGCTGTGATTTATGTGCTTGCCAATATATGTACGGATGTATTACATCGTTTATTGGACCCACATCTGATGATGATGAACGGGAGAGATTAA
- the nikC gene encoding nickel ABC transporter permease subunit NikC (with NikABDE is involved in nickel transport into the cell) produces the protein MPHDPLAVDITKKFLAPSIDYPFGTDHLGRCVFSRMLLGIRYSLGSALVIQLVAIVLAILLGALVALKRGLIDVLFIRICDILLAFPTLVLAFGLLGVLGPSLKNILIALIFTQFIYYSRMVRGLCIGVNEKDFIQAAKITGTTGINLIIRHYIPNILPAIVTIVALDIGKVILEIAGFSFIGLGVQAPTPEWGMMVNEGKQYIRQHPELMLYPGLAIVLVVLLFNHLTNRLNKFD, from the coding sequence ATGCCACATGATCCTTTAGCTGTCGATATAACCAAGAAATTTTTAGCCCCTTCCATTGATTATCCTTTCGGTACAGATCATTTAGGAAGATGCGTCTTTTCTCGGATGCTTTTAGGTATTCGTTATTCATTAGGATCCGCACTTGTCATTCAGCTCGTTGCCATTGTTTTAGCTATCCTGCTAGGTGCTTTAGTAGCGTTGAAAAGAGGCTTAATCGATGTACTATTCATTCGCATATGTGATATTTTATTAGCATTTCCTACTCTTGTGCTTGCATTTGGACTGTTAGGTGTATTAGGCCCTAGCTTAAAAAATATCTTAATAGCCTTGATTTTTACACAGTTCATTTATTATTCAAGAATGGTCAGAGGTTTGTGTATTGGGGTGAATGAAAAAGACTTTATTCAAGCCGCTAAAATTACTGGCACTACAGGAATCAACTTAATCATTCGCCATTACATCCCTAACATCTTGCCAGCTATTGTCACGATTGTTGCACTAGATATTGGGAAAGTAATTTTAGAAATAGCAGGCTTTTCCTTTATAGGACTTGGCGTACAGGCACCTACTCCAGAATGGGGCATGATGGTGAATGAAGGCAAACAATACATTCGTCAGCATCCTGAATTAATGCTTTATCCTGGACTAGCTATCGTCCTTGTTGTGTTATTGTTTAATCATTTAACAAATCGTTTAAATAAGTTTGACTAG
- the metE gene encoding 5-methyltetrahydropteroyltriglutamate--homocysteine S-methyltransferase, translating into MNYTSTLIGYPYIGENREWKKALEAFWRNELSEEDFEENLKKIRLARIEKQLQLGIDMVTVGDFTYYDRMLDMALMFGLVPERFNWKGGKVDLATYYSVARGNKTAVASEMTKWFNTNYHYIVPEYEGQSLQLTENQVLADFLEAKEAFGIIAKPTLIGPYTFYKLSKGYNKLTQVEYLLALIPLYTQVLKELVDAGATWIQLEEPALVTTLDSAEIKLVKEIYDQLAVAVPEAKVMLQTYFEALCAYETLITLPVQGFGLDFVHGHKENMASLRQYGFPQDKVLAVGIVNGRDIWRSNLAEVNATIQAIEHLSNASELWIQPSSNLQHVPITTALESEINPVLKHALAFADEKIVEIIKLTKYRQDKEGNLQHNFSESMKAIEALKNHPIRQNKEIQQAIQTVSTQDFERHREFTQRQKLQQQALALPLFPTTTIGSFPQSDEVKRNRNAWRRKQLSNEAYETFIEQETKRWITIQEELDIDVLVHGEFERTDMVEYFGEKLTGFAFTEKAWVVSYGSRCVKPPIIYGDVSWASPITVKESAYAQSLTTRFVKGMLTGPVTILNWSFVRDDLSRKDVAYQIALALRKEVEALENAGISIIQVDEPALREGLPLRKEEWGAYLDWAVNSFKLATSGVKDETQIHTHMCYCEFNDFIEPISALDADVISIETSRSHGELISSLQVQPYQKGIGLGVYDIHSPRVPSKEEMLTIMRDSLQVLDRHQFWVNPDCGLKTRKETETVAALANMVAATKTLRQEVQQSISR; encoded by the coding sequence ATGAACTATACAAGCACACTCATTGGTTATCCATATATAGGGGAGAATCGAGAATGGAAAAAAGCATTAGAAGCATTTTGGCGCAATGAACTTTCTGAAGAGGATTTTGAGGAAAATTTAAAGAAAATTCGTTTGGCTAGAATCGAAAAGCAATTACAACTTGGTATTGACATGGTGACAGTGGGAGACTTTACGTATTACGATAGAATGCTAGATATGGCATTAATGTTTGGTTTAGTTCCAGAACGCTTCAACTGGAAAGGTGGAAAAGTAGATTTAGCCACTTACTACAGTGTAGCAAGAGGAAATAAAACAGCAGTAGCAAGTGAAATGACGAAATGGTTTAATACAAACTATCACTATATTGTTCCTGAATATGAGGGACAATCCTTACAACTAACAGAAAACCAAGTGTTAGCAGACTTTTTAGAAGCAAAGGAAGCGTTTGGTATTATTGCGAAGCCGACTTTGATTGGTCCCTATACTTTTTATAAATTATCGAAAGGGTACAACAAGTTAACACAGGTTGAATACTTATTAGCATTAATACCTCTCTATACGCAAGTATTAAAAGAATTAGTGGATGCAGGAGCAACTTGGATTCAATTAGAAGAGCCGGCCCTTGTGACAACCCTTGATTCGGCAGAAATCAAGCTTGTAAAAGAAATTTATGACCAATTAGCCGTTGCAGTTCCAGAGGCTAAGGTAATGCTGCAAACTTATTTTGAAGCATTATGTGCCTATGAAACATTAATTACTTTACCTGTACAAGGTTTTGGCTTGGATTTTGTTCATGGTCATAAAGAAAATATGGCGTCCCTTCGTCAATATGGTTTCCCTCAAGATAAAGTATTGGCAGTTGGGATTGTCAATGGACGTGATATTTGGCGTTCCAATTTAGCAGAGGTAAACGCTACGATTCAGGCTATTGAGCATTTAAGCAATGCGTCAGAGCTATGGATTCAACCATCAAGCAATTTACAACACGTACCGATTACAACTGCTCTAGAAAGTGAGATTAACCCTGTTCTAAAGCATGCCTTAGCCTTCGCGGATGAAAAAATCGTTGAAATTATTAAGCTGACAAAATATAGACAAGATAAAGAAGGTAACTTACAACACAATTTTTCAGAAAGCATGAAGGCAATTGAGGCTCTGAAAAATCATCCAATCCGTCAAAATAAGGAAATCCAACAAGCCATTCAAACCGTGTCAACGCAAGATTTTGAAAGACATCGTGAGTTTACTCAACGTCAAAAATTGCAACAACAAGCTCTAGCGTTACCACTTTTCCCGACGACAACAATCGGAAGCTTCCCACAATCAGATGAAGTGAAAAGGAACCGTAATGCTTGGCGTAGAAAACAATTATCGAATGAAGCCTACGAAACGTTTATTGAGCAGGAAACAAAACGCTGGATTACGATACAAGAGGAACTTGATATTGATGTTCTAGTTCATGGAGAATTTGAACGTACAGACATGGTCGAGTACTTTGGGGAAAAGCTGACTGGTTTTGCATTTACTGAAAAAGCATGGGTCGTTTCCTACGGCTCACGTTGTGTTAAGCCACCAATTATTTATGGAGATGTTTCATGGGCTTCACCAATTACTGTGAAAGAGTCAGCCTATGCTCAAAGCCTAACAACACGCTTTGTAAAGGGAATGCTAACAGGACCAGTGACAATATTAAATTGGTCATTTGTGCGAGATGATTTGTCACGTAAAGATGTTGCTTATCAAATTGCATTGGCACTTCGTAAAGAGGTTGAAGCATTAGAAAATGCGGGAATCTCCATTATTCAAGTGGATGAGCCTGCTCTAAGAGAAGGTTTACCGCTTCGAAAAGAAGAATGGGGAGCTTATTTAGATTGGGCTGTCAATTCCTTCAAGCTTGCTACTTCTGGTGTTAAAGATGAAACACAAATTCATACGCATATGTGCTACTGCGAATTTAACGATTTCATTGAGCCTATTAGTGCTCTAGATGCAGATGTGATATCCATAGAAACATCAAGAAGCCATGGAGAGTTAATTTCTTCACTACAAGTACAACCTTATCAAAAAGGTATTGGCTTAGGTGTTTATGATATTCATAGTCCTCGTGTACCGAGCAAAGAAGAAATGCTCACTATTATGAGAGATAGTTTGCAGGTGCTGGACCGTCATCAATTTTGGGTGAATCCCGACTGTGGCTTGAAAACAAGAAAAGAAACAGAAACTGTTGCGGCATTAGCTAATATGGTTGCTGCAACAAAAACATTGCGCCAGGAAGTACAACAATCTATTTCAAGATAG